In the Brachyhypopomus gauderio isolate BG-103 chromosome 4, BGAUD_0.2, whole genome shotgun sequence genome, one interval contains:
- the smim15 gene encoding small integral membrane protein 15 — protein MIDVKGWAEYVVEWAAKDPYGFLTTVILALTPLFIASALLSWKLAKMIEARDREQKKKQKRQENIAKAKRAKKD, from the coding sequence ATGATCGATGTTAAAGGCTGGGCAGAGTATGTAGTAGAGTGGGCAGCCAAAGACCCTTATGGCTTCCTCACCACCGTCATCCTCGCCTTGACCCCACTCTTCATCGCCAGTGCTCTTCTTTCTTGGAAACTGGCGAAGATGATTGAGGCCAGGGACCGCGAACAGAAAAAGAAGCAGAAGAGACAGGAGAACATAGCGAAAGCCAAAAGAGCAAAGAAGGACTGA